One genomic segment of Aquipluma nitroreducens includes these proteins:
- a CDS encoding HipA domain-containing protein, protein MSNKCLYCYQLIEGEGDFHAKCCTDFFGTATPPLIPYSIDQMDELAKDVVERSVAVPGVQPKLSMSVVKDTRENLDTRLTVVGALGGQYILKPPSSKYPGMPENEHVTMRIAEVYGIRVVPSSLIRLASGELSYITKRIDRTASGTKVHMIDMFQITEAFDKYISSMEKVGKALHSYSNNTLLDKLFFFELSVFSFLTGNNDMHLKNFSMIESTLGWVLAPAYDLLNVTIVNPDDTEELALTLNGKKKKLKKEHFEKLAKGLGLTDKQIQRVFKRMINNKHKAMKWVDQSFLSDELKAAYKKIVNNRYAQLNLVE, encoded by the coding sequence ATGAGCAATAAGTGCCTGTATTGTTATCAATTAATTGAAGGGGAAGGCGATTTTCATGCAAAATGCTGCACAGATTTTTTTGGGACAGCTACGCCACCACTTATACCCTATTCGATAGACCAAATGGATGAACTGGCTAAAGACGTCGTTGAACGTAGCGTCGCTGTTCCCGGTGTACAGCCCAAATTATCAATGTCGGTAGTGAAAGACACAAGGGAAAATTTAGACACACGATTAACTGTGGTAGGTGCGCTTGGTGGTCAATATATTCTGAAACCGCCGTCCAGTAAATATCCAGGAATGCCTGAAAATGAACACGTGACTATGCGGATTGCCGAAGTTTATGGAATCAGGGTTGTGCCGTCGAGTCTAATCCGCCTGGCATCGGGCGAATTATCGTATATCACCAAAAGAATTGACCGCACCGCAAGTGGAACAAAAGTCCACATGATTGATATGTTTCAGATTACTGAAGCTTTTGACAAGTATATCAGCTCAATGGAGAAAGTGGGAAAAGCTCTTCACTCGTATTCAAATAATACCCTACTTGATAAGCTTTTCTTTTTCGAACTTTCGGTGTTTAGTTTTCTAACCGGGAATAACGATATGCACCTAAAAAATTTCTCAATGATTGAAAGCACTTTGGGCTGGGTTTTAGCCCCTGCTTACGATTTGTTGAATGTGACAATTGTTAATCCCGATGATACCGAAGAACTTGCCCTGACGCTCAATGGCAAGAAGAAAAAATTAAAGAAAGAGCATTTTGAAAAATTAGCTAAAGGGCTCGGATTAACAGACAAACAGATACAACGGGTATTTAAGCGGATGATAAACAACAAGCATAAAGCCATGAAATGGGTTGACCAATCTTTTCTTTCTGACGAACTAAAAGCGGCCTACAAAAAGATTGTAAATAACAGATATGCTCAATTAAATCTCGTTGAGTAA
- a CDS encoding helix-turn-helix domain-containing protein, with amino-acid sequence MKRLAEFVKECRKEVNLTQEEFADRAGVALTVIRKIEQGKTNLNLDKVNLVLSMFGHELIPVDSKEIEK; translated from the coding sequence ATGAAGAGATTGGCAGAATTTGTAAAGGAATGCAGAAAAGAGGTAAATCTGACACAGGAGGAATTTGCCGACAGAGCCGGAGTTGCACTTACGGTTATCCGTAAAATAGAACAGGGTAAGACAAATTTGAATCTCGACAAGGTTAATCTGGTTTTGAGTATGTTCGGCCACGAGTTGATTCCTGTAGATAGCAAAGAAATTGAAAAATGA
- a CDS encoding LamG domain-containing protein produces MYLLAGSREHQDSIWQTLRLRSHLLINPEELSQQQFDSLLLEKIPMAFLTSGEITEKLRGMIARIPKDEWPVVIIPEGKAPILNNNYPEIFVLPENDVDKMSASTDIETIKKKLSCKEFLWMEVDSDSIPSIVFFTGLWEQTGKMPNFIQAKPFSILKFADIIRELNGHPKIFGVVRNGNQLLAGVSWKDLPKRETNGYFSFPISLSGSLPLSPYKAGYQFSPDIVLPSPENLRNLKVFNAVHLDPNFGLTDQYSFSKRIRNLKRLNNDEIIPYNIGFVRDKTRGNCAFFSGKAYIDGGLKSRTALKSNFSITGWIKPTELGANSCILGKGKDFVLKIHGGLLTFTVQGVKDYYSTKTAIPLNQWSFISLVHTGSDNFISFYLNGKLTEKIRLLTPYVDSDYTMLIGSNLWEEYFVGYMSEIKIWDRELNEEEINNEYLSGNSTTGAFSSSWLLGLILLLGILGFYLRRRFIHTDRTDMDKTLEMELIPAKVALPASIAPENSEQICCFGGLKVIDADGKDLSKKFSPKIKQLFALILLNSVGGRTGIGSKDLSDCLWPGMNPQNAKNIRGTNIQNLKTLLSSCTGIKLVFQDKLWVLEFADDYFIDYAFVEARLNEPDSNDVEKLAGQLPDLLSILKKGTLLPNMSELWIDPYIDRMSNRIIEYGLNLFRLLADDKYDALLLEVAEVISINDLLNESALRKKISILTRQGKLSLARSVFDNFGKLYLDLYQEKYPGDFKSLVDTDHNYFG; encoded by the coding sequence TTGTATTTGTTGGCTGGAAGCCGCGAGCATCAGGATAGCATCTGGCAAACACTGCGACTTCGCTCGCATCTGCTCATTAATCCCGAAGAACTAAGTCAACAGCAATTTGATTCGTTATTGTTGGAGAAAATTCCAATGGCATTCCTGACTTCAGGAGAGATAACTGAAAAGCTGCGAGGAATGATTGCCCGGATTCCAAAAGATGAATGGCCGGTAGTTATCATTCCGGAAGGTAAAGCCCCAATTTTAAATAACAATTACCCTGAAATATTTGTATTGCCTGAGAATGATGTCGATAAAATGAGCGCGAGCACGGACATCGAAACAATTAAAAAGAAACTTAGCTGTAAGGAATTTCTTTGGATGGAGGTTGATTCTGATTCGATTCCTTCGATTGTTTTTTTTACCGGATTATGGGAGCAAACCGGCAAGATGCCTAATTTTATTCAGGCCAAACCCTTTTCAATACTCAAATTTGCTGACATTATCCGCGAGCTAAACGGCCATCCGAAAATCTTTGGAGTTGTGCGCAATGGAAATCAGCTATTGGCAGGTGTTTCCTGGAAAGACCTTCCGAAGAGGGAGACGAATGGCTATTTCAGTTTTCCAATCAGTCTGTCGGGAAGTTTGCCACTTTCGCCCTATAAGGCCGGTTACCAGTTTTCGCCTGACATTGTGTTGCCGTCTCCTGAAAATCTCCGAAACCTGAAAGTTTTCAATGCTGTTCATCTTGATCCCAATTTTGGGTTGACTGATCAATACAGTTTTTCGAAAAGGATTCGAAATTTAAAGCGACTGAACAATGACGAGATAATTCCATATAATATCGGTTTCGTTAGGGACAAAACCCGTGGTAACTGCGCATTTTTTTCAGGAAAGGCCTATATTGACGGTGGTTTAAAAAGCAGGACAGCGTTAAAATCGAACTTCAGCATAACGGGTTGGATAAAACCAACAGAGTTGGGAGCAAACAGTTGTATTCTGGGAAAAGGGAAGGATTTCGTTCTGAAAATACACGGTGGGTTACTTACTTTTACCGTGCAGGGAGTGAAAGATTACTATTCGACAAAAACGGCAATACCACTTAATCAATGGTCGTTCATCAGTCTGGTGCATACTGGCTCTGATAACTTCATCAGTTTTTATCTAAACGGTAAACTGACAGAGAAGATCCGTTTGCTGACACCGTATGTCGATTCGGATTACACCATGCTCATTGGCAGTAACCTCTGGGAGGAGTATTTTGTGGGTTACATGAGCGAGATTAAAATTTGGGACCGGGAACTGAATGAAGAGGAAATCAATAATGAATATTTGTCCGGAAATTCGACAACGGGAGCCTTTTCTTCAAGTTGGTTATTGGGATTGATCCTTCTTCTGGGAATTTTAGGTTTTTACCTGAGACGCCGGTTTATTCACACGGATCGAACTGATATGGATAAAACGCTGGAAATGGAATTGATCCCGGCTAAGGTGGCACTTCCTGCAAGCATTGCACCTGAAAATTCTGAACAAATTTGCTGTTTTGGAGGACTGAAAGTGATCGATGCTGATGGAAAAGATTTGAGTAAAAAATTTTCTCCCAAAATAAAACAACTTTTTGCGCTAATCCTTTTGAATAGTGTTGGAGGCCGGACTGGGATTGGTTCAAAAGATTTGTCAGATTGTTTGTGGCCGGGAATGAATCCGCAAAATGCCAAGAATATCCGCGGAACCAACATTCAGAACCTAAAAACATTATTGTCGTCTTGTACCGGAATTAAACTCGTTTTTCAGGATAAACTTTGGGTGCTCGAATTTGCTGACGACTATTTTATTGATTACGCTTTTGTTGAGGCAAGGCTTAATGAGCCTGATTCAAATGATGTTGAAAAGCTCGCTGGTCAGCTTCCCGATCTTTTGTCGATCCTGAAAAAAGGTACTCTGTTGCCAAATATGAGCGAATTGTGGATCGATCCGTACATTGATCGCATGAGTAACCGGATTATTGAATATGGGCTAAATCTGTTTCGCTTGCTGGCCGATGATAAATACGATGCGTTGCTTTTGGAAGTTGCCGAGGTCATCAGCATCAACGATCTGCTGAATGAATCGGCGCTGCGCAAGAAAATCAGCATTCTGACCCGACAAGGTAAACTGAGTTTGGCTCGTTCGGTATTCGACAATTTTGGGAAGCTCTATCTTGATTTATACCAGGAAAAGTATCCCGGAGATTTTAAATCTTTGGTGGACACCGATCATAATTATTTTGGGTGA
- a CDS encoding glycoside hydrolase family 3 protein, with protein sequence MEIINPRINVLRLTFLSFLMVTVATGLFAQKLVQPVLGHRSVSILKVDNLEFKDLNKNGKLDKYEDWRLSAEERSADLLSKMSVEEKAGFMLINTVSMIGAKKAEAEGLVASDFNETGGQTRGGFGEAPANSGAGRTQTTTGATGVAGVLANMSGGGGVTKFVKEYNNRHFIYRMNESPKNTAEWANKLQALCESQPLGIPAIVASNPRNNITVNASLGTSAGASIFSAWPGELGLSAMRDLKLTREFADIARQEWLAVGLRKGYMYMADLATEPRWSRVNGTFGEDAEWVAKMITEVIYGFQGEKLSASSVALTTKHFPGGGSGEDGQDSHFEWGKKEIYPGGMFENNLIPFRAAIKAGTSSMMPYYSLPSGTKYEEVGFAFNKGAITDLLRNEMGFKGIINSDTGPLTGMPWGVENLTKQERYKKAIEAGVNLFSGESDPAMLLEIISNGMVDMSYIDNSVIRLLNEKFEMGLFENPYVDENAAEKIVNNAKFKERADLALRKSIVLLENDTKTLPVQAKTKIYFETYSKGTKDKLSDPGIVYTENGNKYPVTFVNTPEEADVVLLWLVPTGNSLFASTGAPVSISLSKCSVDVDYVNKLTVKKPTILVVNYTNPWVIDEIYNNQTKGNFKAVLATFGTTQDALLDVVTGKFNPSGKMPFSTPISDEAVTNQKEDVPGYLEGKGYALFNYNQGLSYK encoded by the coding sequence ATGGAAATTATCAATCCTCGAATCAATGTTCTTCGGTTAACTTTTTTGAGTTTCTTAATGGTAACAGTGGCAACTGGCCTATTTGCTCAAAAACTTGTTCAGCCAGTTTTAGGACATCGTAGTGTTAGCATCCTGAAAGTAGATAATCTCGAATTTAAGGATCTCAACAAAAATGGCAAGTTAGATAAATACGAAGATTGGAGGCTTTCTGCTGAAGAAAGGAGCGCTGATCTTCTCTCAAAAATGTCAGTTGAAGAAAAAGCAGGCTTTATGCTCATCAATACGGTCTCTATGATCGGAGCTAAAAAGGCTGAAGCTGAAGGTTTGGTTGCCAGCGATTTTAATGAAACAGGAGGCCAGACCCGTGGTGGTTTTGGCGAAGCGCCGGCCAATAGTGGAGCTGGTAGAACACAAACAACAACTGGTGCAACTGGCGTTGCCGGTGTTCTTGCTAATATGAGCGGCGGGGGAGGCGTAACCAAATTTGTGAAGGAGTATAACAATCGTCATTTTATTTATCGAATGAACGAGAGTCCAAAAAATACAGCTGAATGGGCCAATAAATTGCAGGCGTTGTGTGAAAGTCAACCATTGGGTATTCCCGCAATAGTTGCATCAAATCCGCGTAACAATATTACTGTTAATGCATCGCTTGGTACCAGTGCTGGTGCATCAATCTTTTCTGCATGGCCTGGCGAGTTGGGTTTATCTGCCATGCGCGACCTGAAATTAACCAGGGAATTTGCTGATATCGCCCGTCAGGAATGGCTGGCAGTGGGACTACGAAAAGGTTATATGTATATGGCCGATTTAGCCACAGAGCCGAGATGGTCGCGCGTAAACGGAACATTTGGGGAAGATGCTGAATGGGTCGCTAAAATGATTACTGAAGTAATCTATGGTTTTCAGGGAGAAAAATTAAGCGCCAGTTCTGTTGCTTTAACAACCAAACACTTTCCGGGTGGTGGTTCCGGAGAAGATGGGCAGGATTCTCATTTTGAGTGGGGTAAAAAAGAAATCTATCCCGGCGGCATGTTTGAAAATAATCTGATCCCTTTCCGTGCTGCGATAAAAGCTGGTACTTCATCGATGATGCCTTATTATTCGCTTCCTTCAGGCACCAAATATGAAGAGGTCGGTTTTGCCTTCAATAAGGGAGCTATTACCGACTTGCTCCGGAATGAAATGGGTTTCAAGGGCATCATTAATTCCGATACCGGTCCACTTACTGGTATGCCTTGGGGAGTCGAAAATCTCACTAAACAGGAACGCTATAAAAAAGCGATTGAAGCGGGCGTAAATCTATTTTCAGGAGAATCGGATCCAGCTATGTTGCTTGAAATAATTAGCAATGGAATGGTTGATATGAGTTACATTGACAACTCAGTAATTCGGCTGTTAAATGAAAAATTTGAAATGGGCTTGTTTGAAAATCCATATGTTGATGAAAATGCAGCCGAAAAAATTGTCAACAATGCAAAGTTCAAAGAACGAGCTGATTTAGCACTTCGTAAATCAATTGTTTTGTTGGAAAACGACACCAAGACATTACCAGTTCAGGCAAAAACCAAAATCTATTTTGAGACATATTCGAAAGGTACTAAAGACAAGTTGTCGGATCCTGGAATCGTTTATACTGAAAATGGCAATAAATATCCGGTAACATTTGTGAATACTCCTGAAGAAGCCGATGTTGTGCTTTTATGGCTTGTACCTACCGGAAATTCGTTATTTGCTTCCACCGGAGCACCTGTCTCCATTTCATTGTCAAAATGTTCTGTGGATGTGGATTATGTGAACAAGCTAACGGTTAAAAAACCAACCATCCTAGTTGTGAATTACACCAATCCATGGGTGATCGACGAGATTTACAATAACCAGACCAAAGGCAACTTTAAAGCTGTTTTGGCAACATTTGGAACTACCCAAGATGCACTTTTGGATGTAGTAACCGGAAAGTTTAACCCATCCGGTAAAATGCCTTTTTCTACACCCATTTCTGATGAAGCTGTCACCAATCAAAAGGAAGACGTACCCGGTTATCTGGAAGGAAAGGGCTATGCTCTTTTTAATTACAATCAGGGTTTGAGTTATAAGTAG
- a CDS encoding tyrosine-type recombinase/integrase yields MNKTSDYLEYDVVLNKGLKLLNDKKMCVIGFYIILSINCGLRVSDILKLKHLDLSGNKLFLKEKKTKKAREISLNKVVKSSYETMLATLSFKNVNVDEKYIFISQKGTTYRTQSINVILKSLFNTKRLQISSHSLRKAFARKVYENMNESENALVLLSDIFNHSNIAITRRYLGIRQETIDNVYLTLE; encoded by the coding sequence ATGAATAAAACAAGTGATTATCTAGAGTATGATGTAGTCTTGAACAAAGGTCTGAAACTATTAAACGACAAAAAAATGTGTGTAATCGGATTTTATATCATTTTAAGTATTAACTGCGGACTTCGTGTTTCTGATATTCTGAAACTGAAGCATCTGGATCTATCCGGTAATAAGCTTTTTCTCAAAGAGAAGAAAACTAAGAAAGCCCGGGAGATTAGTTTGAATAAGGTGGTAAAGAGTTCTTATGAAACTATGTTGGCAACCTTGAGTTTTAAAAATGTCAATGTTGACGAAAAATACATTTTCATCTCGCAGAAAGGGACAACATACCGAACTCAATCAATTAATGTGATTCTGAAATCTCTATTCAACACGAAACGGTTACAGATTTCATCTCACTCTCTGAGAAAAGCATTTGCCCGAAAGGTGTATGAGAACATGAATGAAAGCGAAAATGCGCTTGTGTTGCTATCAGACATTTTTAATCACTCCAATATCGCAATTACACGCAGATACCTGGGAATCCGCCAGGAGACCATCGACAACGTATATCTAACCCTGGAATAA
- a CDS encoding HipA N-terminal domain-containing protein — protein sequence MRKGKVYYKEHFAGIITETDDGEFVFRYDETFVTEHPKEFITFTMPVTNKPYTEKRLFPFFDGLIPEGWLLDIASKNWKINQNDRMGLLLACCKNCIGAVSVEQIQEENEQ from the coding sequence ATGAGAAAAGGCAAGGTTTATTATAAAGAACATTTTGCAGGGATTATCACGGAAACTGATGATGGGGAATTTGTATTTCGCTACGACGAAACCTTTGTAACAGAACATCCCAAAGAGTTCATTACGTTTACCATGCCTGTTACAAACAAACCCTATACAGAAAAGCGATTATTCCCTTTTTTTGATGGTTTGATTCCCGAAGGTTGGCTACTGGATATTGCCTCTAAAAATTGGAAAATAAATCAAAATGACCGCATGGGACTGTTGCTGGCATGTTGCAAGAACTGTATTGGAGCAGTAAGTGTTGAACAAATTCAAGAAGAAAATGAGCAATAA
- a CDS encoding RNA polymerase sigma-70 factor, with product MLKQNFKNDAEALLQMSDGNAAAYRFLFDHHFTDLCNFLLIYLHSKELSEEIALEIFTFIWEKRQTLQIKANFKSFLFSSAKNRAISLYRKEQKKMFTSIDPGQSVFLDDSSSQQLMENNELREIINTAINKLPEKSKQIYQLAWEENLSHKEIAEQLGITPKTVENHVGIALRKLRESLNPYYQQIFMLLLVQLFID from the coding sequence ATGTTGAAGCAAAATTTTAAGAACGATGCGGAGGCCTTGCTGCAAATGTCGGATGGAAACGCCGCGGCTTATCGTTTTTTGTTCGACCACCACTTCACCGATTTGTGTAATTTCCTCCTGATTTACTTACATTCAAAAGAGCTTTCGGAAGAAATAGCGCTCGAAATTTTCACCTTCATTTGGGAAAAAAGACAAACCCTTCAAATCAAAGCGAACTTTAAATCATTTCTTTTTTCTTCGGCTAAAAACCGAGCCATAAGTTTGTACCGGAAAGAACAGAAAAAGATGTTTACCTCAATCGATCCCGGACAATCTGTTTTTCTGGACGATTCAAGCTCGCAACAACTGATGGAGAACAACGAGCTACGCGAAATTATTAATACTGCAATCAATAAACTTCCGGAAAAAAGTAAGCAGATTTACCAATTGGCATGGGAAGAGAACTTGTCGCACAAAGAGATTGCCGAGCAATTGGGAATTACTCCGAAAACAGTTGAGAACCATGTGGGAATTGCTTTGCGCAAACTTCGTGAATCGCTGAATCCTTATTATCAGCAAATTTTTATGCTTTTGCTGGTTCAGCTTTTTATCGACTGA
- a CDS encoding FecR family protein, producing MQQDHIPWDAISARLKDEADEDQIRQIQKWLDLSPEHPVILTEIMNVWSVSKSSTEFYQPDLSVNWQKLMQKVNSRPKQSLFRTISFRISAAAAVLALVFLAGLGLGDGFLNSSKKVSYTRIIAPEGNKTQIVLPDSTHVWLNSGSELQYASDYSARNRKVNMKGECFFDVVKDPDHPFIVQGSKFQVRVFGTRFNVNEDASQNTADITLVSGKVQVFNLDDKPVSELIPGQQLVYNQGIYHVQKAVNMEALTAWLNNMLIFDNQPFEEVIHYLEKWYGVKIQLDHTLYYSHNYTFKVKTESLREVLALISVITPIEYQIEGEKVMIKYKKL from the coding sequence ATGCAACAAGACCATATACCCTGGGATGCGATCTCCGCTCGTTTGAAAGACGAAGCTGATGAGGATCAAATTCGACAAATTCAAAAGTGGCTGGATTTGTCTCCAGAGCATCCAGTAATTTTGACTGAAATAATGAATGTTTGGTCGGTTTCGAAAAGCAGTACCGAATTTTATCAGCCCGATTTATCAGTCAATTGGCAGAAATTGATGCAGAAGGTTAATTCTCGTCCTAAACAAAGCCTGTTTCGTACCATTTCTTTTCGGATCTCGGCAGCCGCAGCTGTTTTGGCATTGGTTTTTTTGGCTGGATTAGGTCTTGGTGATGGTTTTTTGAATTCATCTAAAAAAGTATCTTATACCCGCATTATTGCTCCGGAAGGAAATAAAACTCAAATTGTTCTTCCTGATAGTACACATGTTTGGCTCAATTCGGGCTCTGAATTGCAGTATGCATCTGATTATTCTGCAAGGAACCGCAAAGTCAATATGAAAGGCGAGTGTTTCTTTGATGTGGTAAAAGATCCGGATCACCCATTTATCGTTCAGGGATCGAAATTTCAGGTGCGCGTTTTTGGAACCCGATTTAATGTGAATGAAGATGCCTCCCAAAATACTGCGGATATTACATTAGTTTCAGGTAAAGTTCAGGTTTTCAATTTAGACGATAAGCCTGTATCCGAATTGATTCCTGGTCAGCAATTGGTTTATAATCAAGGAATTTATCACGTGCAGAAGGCCGTTAATATGGAAGCGCTTACCGCATGGCTAAATAACATGCTGATTTTCGATAACCAGCCTTTTGAAGAAGTAATTCATTATTTGGAGAAATGGTATGGGGTGAAAATACAGTTAGATCATACCCTGTATTACAGTCACAACTATACATTCAAAGTTAAAACCGAAAGTTTACGCGAAGTTCTTGCCCTTATTTCGGTCATCACACCCATTGAATATCAGATAGAAGGAGAAAAAGTAATGATCAAATATAAAAAGCTATGA
- a CDS encoding site-specific DNA-methyltransferase, which produces MLTIYHEYIFHFVKNSNYYYDVSWLENVTDSDNRISFGTGGKIKNIISSMDFRENILRTNGNNMESLRKACKDAGFNLTHTSGFPLTVPLIAILTTSKENDTVLDIYNGTGTSLEAAILAKRKAVGYEIKPEYIMGSEVRLKPYLSKESDEDSKLVA; this is translated from the coding sequence ATGTTGACAATATATCATGAGTATATCTTTCACTTTGTCAAAAATTCAAATTACTATTACGATGTTTCTTGGTTGGAAAATGTAACTGATTCCGATAACAGAATTTCATTTGGCACTGGGGGCAAAATTAAAAATATCATTTCCTCTATGGATTTCCGAGAAAATATTCTTAGAACAAATGGGAATAATATGGAATCCTTGAGAAAAGCTTGTAAGGATGCAGGGTTTAATTTGACGCACACTTCTGGATTTCCTTTGACTGTTCCGCTTATTGCAATTTTGACTACGTCCAAAGAAAATGATACGGTTCTTGACATATATAACGGAACTGGTACAAGTTTAGAAGCTGCAATCTTAGCAAAAAGGAAGGCAGTAGGTTATGAGATAAAACCAGAATATATTATGGGTTCTGAGGTCAGGCTAAAACCTTACTTGTCAAAAGAATCGGATGAAGATTCCAAATTGGTTGCTTAG
- a CDS encoding DUF3810 domain-containing protein — MAIGKFRQIFFGRAALPIWLALITFGLTELFSRHPKVTEVFYSQTFYPGIAFLLSFVSKWVSFSMDDTFYVILAIFLLTISLLTIFRKIRFRKFLLLFLQTLSICYVLFYWFWGFNYYRSGINDRLQIGKSKPDTVQFVRVLENLIAQTNESYCTFDDITKSEISRLVESSYKENSSFLKLNYPQGSRIPKSISLSSFFAKAGIAGYYGPFFSEVHLNDNLLMIEYPQVLAHESAHQFGITSEAEANFYGWLVCVKSDSKYLRYSANLNMINYFLSQARRLHNFADLIHQIDKPVIDDIRKVQKHWESMRNEQIDKAAGKVNDVYLKTNKIEKGIEDYFGVVQFVMDFETDPEAQKRVGNLNSHTE, encoded by the coding sequence ATGGCAATAGGTAAATTCAGGCAAATATTCTTTGGAAGGGCGGCTCTCCCGATCTGGCTCGCATTAATCACTTTCGGGTTGACTGAATTATTTTCGCGCCATCCAAAGGTTACCGAAGTCTTCTACTCCCAAACTTTCTATCCAGGAATTGCTTTTCTGTTGTCGTTTGTAAGCAAATGGGTTTCATTCTCGATGGACGATACGTTTTATGTGATTTTGGCTATTTTTCTATTGACAATTTCCCTATTGACGATTTTCAGAAAAATCAGGTTCAGAAAATTTCTGTTGTTATTTCTGCAAACACTTTCTATCTGCTATGTGCTTTTTTACTGGTTTTGGGGGTTTAATTATTACCGTTCCGGAATTAATGATCGGCTTCAGATTGGTAAATCGAAACCCGACACAGTACAATTTGTCCGTGTTCTGGAAAATTTGATTGCACAAACCAACGAATCGTATTGCACATTCGACGACATTACAAAATCGGAGATTTCAAGACTGGTGGAATCATCATACAAAGAAAATTCATCTTTCCTGAAGCTGAATTATCCTCAGGGTTCGCGCATTCCAAAATCAATAAGCCTAAGTTCCTTTTTCGCGAAAGCTGGTATTGCCGGTTATTACGGACCATTTTTCAGCGAGGTACACTTGAACGATAACTTGCTGATGATTGAATATCCACAGGTGCTTGCTCACGAATCTGCTCATCAGTTTGGAATTACCAGCGAAGCAGAGGCCAATTTTTATGGTTGGCTGGTTTGTGTCAAAAGCGACTCAAAATATCTTCGTTACAGCGCCAACCTAAATATGATCAACTATTTCCTTTCGCAGGCCAGACGCCTGCACAACTTTGCTGATCTGATACATCAAATCGACAAGCCTGTAATTGACGACATCCGAAAAGTACAAAAGCACTGGGAAAGCATGCGAAACGAACAAATCGACAAAGCTGCCGGAAAAGTGAACGATGTTTACCTGAAAACCAACAAAATTGAAAAGGGAATTGAAGACTATTTTGGAGTAGTTCAGTTTGTTATGGACTTTGAAACCGACCCGGAGGCTCAGAAAAGAGTTGGTAATCTCAATTCGCATACGGAATAA